One Antarctobacter heliothermus DNA segment encodes these proteins:
- the modA gene encoding molybdate ABC transporter substrate-binding protein: MAEPVTVFAAASLKTALDDVAGNYDGKVILSYAGSSMLARQVQQGAPADVVFLANTDWMDVLESDGLIATDTRVDLLGNRLVLAGPVGAAPVEIGPQLDLAAMLGDGRLAMALVEAVPAGIYGKAALDSLGLWGAVEHSVAQVDNVRAALALVSLGQVPLGVVYATDALADSHVDALGVFPDSSHPPIRYPVAAVAGREQAATAFLDFLTGPDARTIFASHGFAVLGD, translated from the coding sequence ATGGCCGAGCCTGTGACCGTCTTTGCCGCCGCCAGCCTGAAGACCGCGTTGGACGACGTTGCGGGCAACTATGATGGTAAGGTGATCCTCTCCTATGCAGGTTCGTCCATGTTGGCACGGCAGGTGCAACAGGGCGCACCGGCGGATGTGGTCTTTCTGGCCAACACCGACTGGATGGATGTGCTGGAGTCAGACGGGCTGATCGCCACGGACACGCGGGTCGATCTGTTGGGCAATCGGCTGGTTCTGGCGGGGCCCGTTGGTGCCGCGCCGGTTGAGATCGGGCCACAGCTAGATCTTGCGGCGATGCTGGGCGATGGGCGGCTTGCAATGGCCTTGGTCGAGGCCGTGCCTGCGGGCATCTACGGCAAGGCGGCGCTGGACTCCCTTGGGCTGTGGGGTGCGGTCGAACATAGCGTGGCACAGGTTGACAACGTGCGGGCGGCGCTGGCGCTGGTGTCGCTTGGGCAGGTGCCTCTGGGCGTTGTCTATGCCACCGACGCGCTGGCCGATTCGCATGTCGATGCGCTAGGGGTGTTTCCCGACTCCAGCCACCCGCCAATCCGCTATCCAGTCGCCGCCGTCGCGGGGCGAGAGCAGGCGGCGACTGCGTTTCTGGACTTTTTGACGGGGCCAGACGCCCGGACCATCTTTGCGTCGCACGGCTTTGCCGTGTTGGGTGACTGA
- the modB gene encoding molybdate ABC transporter permease subunit, which produces MEWLSPAEWEAVRLSLRVSFWATLVALPFGLFVAYALARWRFPGKQVVNGLVHLPLILPPVVTGYLLLLVFSPRAPVGGFLQSLGVTFAFHWTGAALAAGIMGFPLMVRAMRLSIEAVDPMLEQAAATLGASRIWVFATVTLPMVLPGVLAGSILAFAKAMGEFGATITFVSNIPGQTQTLPSAIYAFLQVPGGEASALRLVLVAVAVAMLALLLSEWVSRRVAARVGGA; this is translated from the coding sequence ATGGAGTGGCTTAGCCCGGCGGAATGGGAGGCGGTGCGCCTGTCGTTGCGGGTGTCGTTCTGGGCGACACTGGTGGCTCTGCCGTTCGGGTTGTTTGTGGCCTACGCGCTAGCGCGCTGGCGTTTTCCGGGAAAGCAGGTGGTCAACGGGCTGGTGCATCTGCCGCTAATCCTGCCGCCGGTGGTCACCGGCTATCTGCTGCTGCTGGTGTTCTCGCCTCGCGCGCCTGTGGGCGGGTTTCTACAATCGCTGGGGGTGACGTTTGCCTTTCACTGGACGGGCGCCGCGCTGGCCGCGGGCATCATGGGTTTTCCGCTGATGGTGCGGGCCATGCGCCTGTCGATCGAGGCGGTGGACCCCATGTTGGAGCAGGCGGCCGCTACGCTGGGCGCGTCGCGGATCTGGGTCTTTGCAACGGTGACGCTGCCCATGGTGCTGCCGGGCGTGCTGGCGGGTAGCATCCTTGCCTTTGCCAAGGCGATGGGAGAGTTCGGCGCGACAATCACCTTTGTGTCCAACATCCCCGGCCAGACGCAAACTCTGCCCTCGGCGATCTATGCGTTCCTTCAGGTGCCGGGGGGAGAGGCCTCTGCCCTGCGTTTGGTGCTGGTGGCAGTTGCGGTGGCGATGCTGGCACTGCTCTTGTCGGAATGGGTGTCGCGCCGGGTGGCGGCACGGGTCGGCGGCGCGTGA
- the modC gene encoding molybdenum ABC transporter ATP-binding protein yields the protein MLQVAVRHRLGDFTLDAAFDAPQGLTVLFGRSGSGKTSVINAVAGLVRPDAGLVRVGERVLGDTAQGIWLPPNRRGLGYIFQEGRLFPHLSVRQNLLYGRWFSRSALRLAPVVEMLGLGALLNRRPGALSGGEKQRVAIGRALLADPSLILADEPLAALDEARKAEILPYFERLRDEARCPILYVSHSAAEVARLATTVVVLQDGRVVRQGTASEVLSDPAVTPAGIRAVGAVLEARVAAHHEDGLTELDANGLRLFLPRVRQDVGAPLRVRIAAQEVILSRNRPEGLSALNILPGTVDSIREGDGPGAIVSLDTAGGRVLARITRRSAEALGLAPGVSCFAVVKTVAIAREDVGGA from the coding sequence ATGCTGCAGGTTGCGGTCCGTCACCGGCTGGGGGATTTCACGCTGGATGCGGCATTCGACGCGCCGCAGGGGCTGACCGTGCTGTTCGGGCGCTCAGGTTCTGGAAAGACCAGCGTCATCAATGCGGTGGCCGGGCTGGTGCGGCCCGATGCGGGCCTTGTCCGGGTGGGTGAGCGCGTACTGGGCGACACCGCGCAGGGCATATGGTTGCCACCAAACCGGCGCGGGCTTGGCTATATCTTTCAAGAGGGGCGGCTGTTTCCACATCTGTCGGTGCGCCAGAACCTGCTGTACGGTCGCTGGTTTTCCCGCAGCGCCCTGCGGCTTGCCCCGGTGGTCGAGATGCTGGGGTTGGGCGCGTTGCTGAACCGGCGGCCCGGTGCCCTGTCGGGCGGCGAAAAGCAGCGGGTGGCCATCGGACGTGCATTGCTGGCCGATCCCAGCCTGATCCTTGCGGATGAGCCGCTGGCGGCGCTGGACGAGGCGCGCAAGGCAGAGATCCTGCCCTATTTCGAACGGCTTAGGGATGAGGCGCGCTGTCCGATCCTGTATGTCAGTCACTCCGCAGCTGAGGTGGCGCGGCTGGCGACAACGGTTGTGGTCTTGCAGGACGGTCGCGTGGTCCGGCAGGGAACGGCGTCAGAGGTTCTGAGCGATCCGGCTGTGACACCTGCGGGCATTCGTGCGGTGGGGGCCGTGCTGGAGGCGCGCGTTGCGGCGCATCACGAGGACGGGTTGACCGAGTTGGATGCCAATGGGCTGCGGCTGTTCCTGCCGCGCGTTCGGCAGGACGTTGGCGCACCGCTTCGGGTGCGTATCGCCGCCCAAGAGGTGATCCTGTCGCGCAATCGCCCGGAAGGGTTGTCTGCCCTCAACATTTTGCCGGGAACGGTGGATTCGATCCGGGAAGGCGACGGACCGGGTGCAATAGTGTCACTGGACACGGCGGGAGGCAGAGTTCTGGCGCGCATAACACGCCGATCGGCCGAGGCGTTGGGTCTGGCCCCCGGCGTTTCATGCTTTGCCGTGGTCAAGACCGTCGCCATCGCGCGTGAGGATGTAGGCGGCGCTTGA
- a CDS encoding SDR family NAD(P)-dependent oxidoreductase, whose protein sequence is MNNALIIGDSGGIGGAVAARLRATGVVVTGLSRSHDGLDVTDEVSVRRALGGLSGPFDLILVATGALEIQGAEPEKSLKTLDAKALADQYLLNAIGPVMVLKHAQHLLPRDRPAVFAVLSARVGSITDNRLGGWYSYRAAKAGVNQLIHTAAVELGRTHPQLACVCLHPGTVETEFTAKYAARHPTVTAEHAAERLVAVMSGLLAKDTGKFLDYAGQEIPW, encoded by the coding sequence ATGAACAACGCATTGATCATCGGAGACAGCGGCGGCATCGGCGGGGCGGTGGCCGCGCGGCTGCGCGCGACAGGGGTAGTCGTCACCGGCCTGTCGCGGTCACACGACGGGCTGGACGTGACCGATGAGGTCAGCGTGCGCCGAGCGCTGGGCGGCCTGAGCGGGCCGTTCGACTTGATTTTAGTCGCTACGGGCGCGTTGGAAATCCAAGGCGCGGAGCCGGAAAAGTCGCTGAAAACGCTGGATGCCAAAGCCTTGGCGGATCAGTATCTTTTGAACGCAATCGGCCCGGTGATGGTGCTGAAACACGCGCAGCATTTGTTGCCCCGTGACCGCCCAGCGGTTTTTGCGGTGTTGTCTGCGCGGGTCGGGTCCATCACGGACAACCGGCTGGGTGGATGGTACAGCTACCGCGCTGCCAAGGCGGGGGTGAACCAATTGATCCACACTGCAGCAGTCGAACTGGGACGGACACATCCACAGTTGGCCTGCGTCTGTCTGCATCCCGGCACCGTTGAAACCGAATTTACCGCGAAATACGCCGCCCGCCACCCGACGGTCACAGCAGAGCATGCGGCAGAGAGGTTGGTGGCGGTGATGTCGGGGCTACTGGCCAAGGACACCGGAAAATTCCTAGATTATGCTGGTCAGGAAATCCCGTGGTGA
- a CDS encoding cryptochrome/photolyase family protein, with the protein MSRLILVLGDQLSEGLAALKAADKARDVVVMAEVADEAGHVPHHPKKIALIFAAMRKFAAQLRNDGWDVRYAKLDDTGNAGSICGELLRRAEETGATEVIATEPGEWRLINALQHCPLKVRMLEDDRFIASHSEFDNWADGRKALRMEYFYRDMRRKTGLLMEGDKPVGGQWNYDHDNRKPAPDEVTHAPLWFEPDEETKEVLDLVEARFADNFGVLRPFGFATNREQALRALGHFVDHALPRFGDYQDAIQDRNRFLYHSLLSAYINIGLLDVLEVCQAVEKEYENGDVPINAAEGFIRQIIGWREYMRGIYFREGPEYPTRNVLKHSRTLPALYWGAETDMRCMAKAVEQTRDEAYAHHIQRLMVTGNFGLLAGIDPGALHEWYLSVYVDAFEWVEAPNTVGMSQFADGGLVASKPYVSSGNYINKMSDHCKVCAYSVTKKTGEGACPFNLLYWHFMDRHRERFEGNPRMAQMYRTFDRMDSDKRESVLNEAQGFLDRMDAGERV; encoded by the coding sequence GTGAGCCGCCTGATTTTGGTCTTGGGCGACCAGTTGAGTGAGGGACTTGCCGCGCTCAAGGCGGCTGACAAGGCGCGCGATGTGGTGGTCATGGCCGAAGTCGCGGACGAAGCGGGCCATGTCCCGCACCACCCCAAGAAGATCGCACTGATCTTTGCCGCGATGCGCAAGTTCGCGGCGCAGTTGCGGAACGATGGCTGGGATGTGCGGTACGCTAAACTGGACGACACTGGAAACGCCGGGTCCATCTGCGGCGAACTTTTGCGCCGCGCTGAGGAGACAGGCGCGACCGAGGTCATTGCCACAGAGCCCGGAGAATGGCGTCTGATCAACGCCCTACAGCACTGCCCACTAAAGGTGCGGATGCTGGAGGATGACAGGTTCATTGCCTCTCACTCCGAGTTCGACAACTGGGCAGACGGGCGCAAGGCGCTGCGGATGGAGTATTTCTATCGCGACATGCGGCGCAAGACGGGGCTGCTGATGGAGGGGGACAAGCCGGTGGGCGGCCAGTGGAACTATGACCACGATAACCGCAAACCGGCTCCGGATGAGGTGACGCATGCCCCCCTCTGGTTTGAGCCGGATGAGGAAACCAAAGAGGTTCTGGACCTTGTCGAGGCCCGCTTTGCCGACAACTTCGGGGTCTTGCGGCCCTTTGGGTTTGCCACGAACCGAGAGCAGGCGTTGCGTGCGCTGGGGCATTTTGTGGACCATGCCCTGCCGCGTTTCGGCGACTATCAGGACGCGATACAGGATCGGAACAGGTTTCTTTATCACTCGCTCTTGTCGGCTTACATCAACATTGGACTGCTGGATGTGCTGGAAGTGTGCCAAGCAGTTGAAAAAGAGTATGAAAATGGGGATGTCCCGATCAATGCGGCAGAGGGGTTCATCCGGCAGATCATCGGCTGGCGGGAGTACATGCGTGGCATCTATTTTCGCGAGGGGCCAGAGTATCCAACGCGCAACGTGTTGAAACATAGCCGGACGTTGCCAGCCCTTTACTGGGGAGCTGAGACGGATATGCGATGTATGGCCAAGGCGGTCGAGCAGACGCGCGATGAGGCATACGCCCATCACATCCAACGGCTGATGGTGACGGGTAATTTCGGTCTTCTGGCGGGCATTGATCCGGGCGCGCTGCACGAATGGTATTTAAGCGTCTATGTTGATGCTTTTGAGTGGGTCGAGGCACCAAACACCGTTGGAATGAGCCAATTCGCCGATGGTGGTCTGGTCGCGTCAAAGCCTTATGTGTCTTCGGGAAATTACATCAATAAGATGTCGGACCACTGTAAGGTTTGCGCCTATTCGGTGACGAAAAAGACGGGTGAGGGGGCTTGTCCGTTCAACCTGCTGTACTGGCATTTCATGGACCGGCACCGCGAAAGGTTTGAGGGCAATCCACGCATGGCGCAGATGTACCGTACCTTTGATCGTATGGACTCCGACAAGCGGGAATCAGTGCTGAATGAGGCGCAGGGATTTCTCGACCGGATGGATGCCGGGGAAAGGGTCTGA
- a CDS encoding DsrE family protein: MTHFIRLAAIIGLAIAFFATPNPSFAEGYGKQKVVYHINYLGGENSKAYRGAMRNIQNHINAVGVENMDIKVVLHGNGISMLQSAMADDGLQTVIGGLKSQNVKFHVCNNTLTGRNINYSDDLYDVWEDDIVPSGVAELSKLQQEGYTYIKP; this comes from the coding sequence ATGACTCACTTCATCCGCCTTGCTGCCATCATCGGGCTTGCCATCGCGTTTTTTGCGACACCGAACCCGTCGTTTGCCGAAGGGTATGGCAAACAGAAAGTCGTCTATCACATCAATTATCTTGGTGGGGAGAACTCCAAAGCCTATCGCGGCGCCATGCGCAACATTCAGAACCACATCAATGCCGTCGGCGTCGAGAACATGGATATCAAGGTTGTGCTGCACGGTAACGGCATCAGCATGCTGCAATCGGCTATGGCAGACGACGGTCTACAGACAGTCATCGGCGGGTTGAAATCTCAGAACGTAAAATTTCACGTCTGCAACAACACCCTCACCGGACGCAATATCAACTACTCCGACGACCTCTACGACGTGTGGGAAGATGATATCGTGCCGTCGGGCGTGGCCGAGCTGTCGAAGCTGCAGCAAGAAGGCTATACCTACATCAAGCCATAA
- a CDS encoding PhnD/SsuA/transferrin family substrate-binding protein, translating to MNGRANRDDTSYYWRMIRADGLGGARALLLCLLLSCLCAVPSRAQDIERPIVRVGVLAHRGWNARESQWSLLATYLQEALPAHVVRFVPVTLTSAGPLINAGGLDFLITNPGHYIDLAGQYPMSVLATRKRSLADGAHTLQFGSAVLVRTDSQLTTFADLRGARVGAVAPQAFGGFQMTWFEARAQGVDLFDDPADLVFYGFPQDAIVADVLSGKLDAGIVRSGLLERLVIEGTVPSDSLRALNANVTYTHPEAVSTRLYPEWPFLALAGTDAAMRDAVALALLQSTDRGLPDPWGAPVSYHDAHALVAAFAGWSSPATDVGNPGTAFVLWLFVGAVGVLGLAGGLVVIRARRGGPTRAAKPTRDQDTVSLTRRETQVLAQIGAGKSTKEIAAQLGISPKTVEFHRANLLRKFEARSSAQLIARAGQQETRAIPET from the coding sequence TTGAACGGCCGCGCCAACCGCGACGACACATCGTATTATTGGCGGATGATCCGTGCCGATGGTTTAGGCGGCGCGCGCGCACTACTGCTGTGCCTCCTGCTGTCGTGCCTGTGCGCCGTCCCCTCGCGCGCGCAGGACATCGAACGTCCAATCGTCCGCGTCGGGGTTCTGGCGCATCGCGGCTGGAACGCCAGAGAGTCGCAGTGGTCCCTGCTTGCCACCTATCTGCAAGAGGCCCTGCCCGCCCATGTGGTGCGGTTTGTCCCGGTTACGCTGACCTCTGCCGGGCCGTTGATCAATGCGGGCGGGCTGGACTTTCTCATAACCAACCCCGGCCACTACATCGACCTAGCCGGGCAGTATCCGATGAGCGTGCTGGCCACGCGTAAGCGTTCTCTGGCGGATGGCGCACATACCCTGCAATTCGGCTCGGCGGTGCTGGTGCGGACGGACAGCCAATTGACCACCTTTGCCGATCTGCGCGGCGCGCGGGTCGGGGCGGTGGCTCCGCAGGCCTTTGGCGGGTTCCAAATGACTTGGTTCGAGGCACGCGCCCAGGGTGTCGATCTTTTCGACGATCCCGCCGACCTTGTCTTTTACGGCTTTCCGCAGGACGCGATTGTCGCGGACGTTCTGTCGGGCAAACTGGACGCAGGCATTGTACGCAGTGGCCTGCTGGAACGGTTGGTAATCGAAGGCACTGTGCCCAGCGATAGCCTTCGCGCGCTCAATGCCAATGTCACCTACACCCACCCTGAGGCGGTCAGCACACGCCTTTACCCGGAATGGCCATTTCTGGCGCTGGCTGGAACCGATGCTGCAATGCGCGACGCGGTGGCGCTGGCCCTGTTGCAAAGCACGGATCGTGGTCTGCCAGACCCCTGGGGCGCGCCGGTCAGCTACCATGACGCGCATGCACTGGTCGCTGCCTTTGCGGGCTGGTCGTCACCCGCAACGGATGTCGGCAACCCCGGCACCGCGTTTGTGCTCTGGCTGTTTGTCGGCGCTGTTGGTGTGCTTGGTCTTGCAGGTGGCCTGGTCGTTATACGGGCGCGGCGCGGCGGCCCGACCCGGGCAGCCAAGCCAACAAGGGATCAGGACACCGTTTCGCTGACCCGGCGAGAGACGCAGGTGCTGGCGCAGATCGGCGCAGGCAAATCGACAAAGGAAATCGCCGCGCAATTAGGCATCAGCCCCAAGACGGTCGAGTTTCACCGCGCCAACCTGCTGCGCAAGTTCGAGGCCCGCAGTTCCGCCCAGCTTATCGCCCGAGCAGGACAGCAGGAAACGCGGGCAATTCCAGAAACCTAG
- a CDS encoding MORN repeat-containing protein, translating into MKLAGITGILAISLAGFALAQDDQVVTKQYDDGGVYEGTFLNGMQHGTGTYRLPNGYEYTGDWVDGEIKGKGVARFPNGSVYDGDFAKGKPEGVGKIVFADGGTYEGQWLDGKITGTGIAVYANGVRYEGSFRNALHHGRGVMTAPNGYVYDGQWVNGVKEGVAKVTYPDKSIYDGRVADGERDGFGKLTMPDGLIYEGTWREGQIDGEGKLIQPNGDVYEGQLVDGRREGKGKVIYENGDVYEGQFNNDQRHGTGSFVGKDGYRYDGNWITGQIEGKGKVTYPDGSVYEGQFKGDLANGIGTITYPDGATYSGEWVNGVIQGKGRATYPNGLVYEGSFENARNDGFGVMTYPDGYRYEGNWQNGQRHGEGKATYPDGTVYDGQFREGQRHGKGVIEMASGFRYEGTWVRGEINGEGIAVYANGDIYQGTFKDGKRQGQGTMKYATGEEASGDWVGGALRAVPATPAPEPQAAPDPAPVPAPADN; encoded by the coding sequence ATGAAACTTGCAGGCATCACCGGCATTCTGGCAATTTCGCTGGCGGGTTTCGCCTTGGCGCAGGATGACCAGGTGGTCACCAAACAATACGATGACGGCGGCGTCTATGAGGGCACCTTCCTCAACGGGATGCAGCACGGCACCGGCACTTACCGCCTGCCCAACGGGTATGAATATACCGGCGACTGGGTCGATGGTGAGATCAAGGGCAAGGGCGTCGCGCGTTTTCCCAACGGGTCAGTCTATGACGGCGATTTCGCCAAGGGCAAACCCGAAGGCGTCGGCAAGATCGTCTTTGCCGACGGCGGCACATATGAGGGCCAATGGCTGGACGGCAAGATCACCGGCACCGGCATCGCCGTCTACGCCAATGGCGTCCGCTATGAGGGATCGTTCCGCAACGCGCTGCACCACGGACGCGGCGTGATGACCGCGCCAAACGGTTACGTCTATGACGGCCAATGGGTGAACGGCGTCAAGGAAGGCGTTGCCAAAGTCACCTACCCCGACAAGTCGATCTACGATGGCCGCGTCGCCGATGGCGAACGCGACGGCTTTGGCAAGCTGACGATGCCCGATGGCCTGATCTACGAAGGCACATGGCGTGAAGGGCAGATCGACGGCGAAGGCAAGCTGATCCAGCCCAATGGTGACGTCTACGAGGGTCAGCTTGTCGATGGTCGGCGTGAGGGCAAGGGCAAGGTCATCTACGAGAACGGCGATGTCTACGAAGGCCAGTTCAACAATGACCAGCGCCACGGCACCGGCAGCTTTGTCGGCAAGGACGGCTATCGCTACGATGGCAACTGGATCACCGGCCAGATCGAGGGCAAGGGCAAGGTCACTTATCCCGACGGTTCTGTCTACGAAGGCCAGTTCAAGGGCGACCTTGCCAATGGCATTGGCACGATCACCTATCCCGATGGCGCAACCTATTCCGGCGAGTGGGTCAACGGCGTGATTCAGGGCAAGGGCCGTGCGACCTATCCCAACGGGCTGGTCTATGAGGGCAGCTTTGAGAATGCCCGCAATGACGGGTTTGGCGTCATGACGTACCCCGACGGCTACCGCTATGAGGGCAATTGGCAGAACGGCCAACGTCATGGCGAGGGCAAGGCGACCTATCCCGACGGCACCGTCTACGATGGCCAGTTCCGTGAGGGCCAGCGCCACGGCAAAGGCGTTATCGAAATGGCCTCTGGCTTTCGCTACGAGGGCACATGGGTGCGCGGTGAAATCAACGGCGAGGGCATCGCCGTTTATGCCAACGGCGACATTTATCAGGGCACGTTCAAAGACGGCAAACGCCAAGGTCAGGGCACGATGAAATACGCCACCGGCGAAGAGGCGTCAGGCGATTGGGTCGGCGGCGCCCTACGCGCCGTTCCGGCGACCCCCGCACCTGAACCACAAGCCGCGCCAGATCCCGCCCCTGTCCCCGCACCGGCGGACAATTGA
- a CDS encoding MORN repeat-containing protein translates to MRPTLPAALVTAILLSFSGSAMADTKTYSNGARYDGPMVLGKPHGVGTMHLPGGGSYVGGFVNGELTGHGRIVDGQGFKTYEGQFVNGYRHGSGKAWHLNGDYYEGQYKDDKRHGEGALLYSDGTRYFGQFVDGAVTGKGRLIKTDGTVHEGMWENSTYLGPAQ, encoded by the coding sequence ATGCGCCCTACCCTGCCCGCCGCCCTCGTCACTGCGATCCTGCTGTCCTTTTCAGGGTCGGCCATGGCGGACACAAAAACCTATTCCAATGGCGCGCGCTACGATGGACCCATGGTATTGGGGAAACCGCACGGCGTCGGCACGATGCACCTGCCCGGCGGCGGCAGCTATGTCGGAGGCTTCGTGAACGGCGAACTCACAGGTCATGGTCGCATTGTCGATGGGCAAGGCTTCAAGACATACGAAGGCCAATTCGTGAACGGCTATAGGCACGGCTCTGGAAAGGCTTGGCATCTCAACGGAGACTACTACGAAGGGCAATACAAGGATGACAAACGGCACGGCGAAGGCGCACTGCTCTATTCGGACGGCACGCGCTATTTCGGCCAATTTGTGGACGGCGCGGTGACCGGCAAGGGCCGATTGATCAAAACCGATGGCACCGTCCATGAGGGGATGTGGGAAAACTCCACCTATCTGGGACCCGCGCAATAG
- a CDS encoding NAD+ synthase, whose translation MSDRFRLTLAQLNPTVGDLDGNAAKAQAAWQQGIEQGADMVALPEMFIAGYNAQDLVMKPAFYTAAMKAVDELAAACADGPALGIGGPYVEGTELFNAYFICRGGKVVTRVLKHHLPNETVFDEVRIFDSGPIGGPYAVGNTRIGSPICEDAWHEDVAETLVETGAEFLLVPNGSPYYRGKMETRLNHMVGRVVETGLPLIYLNMVGGQDDQVFDGASFVLNPGGQIAVQLPAFDECVVPVDMVRGADGWRCEEGMFEKHPDDWEQDYRAMVESLRDYLRKSGFSKVLLGMSGGVDSALVATIAADAIGPQNVRCVMLPSEYTSQHSLEDAKACATALGCHYDFLPIAQGRAAITDTLAPLFEGRAADVTEENIQSRLRGLLLMALSNKFGEMLLTTGNKSEVAVGYATIYGDMAGGYNPIKDLYKTRVFETCRWRNLHHRDWMMGNSGEVIPDRIITKPPSAELRDDQKDSDSLPDYPVLDAILEILVDRDGSIEDCVAAGYDRADAKQVERLLYLSEYKRFQSAPGTRLTKHAFWLDRRYPIVNRWRDPS comes from the coding sequence ATGAGTGACCGTTTCCGCCTGACCCTGGCGCAACTGAATCCCACTGTGGGCGATCTGGACGGCAATGCCGCCAAGGCGCAGGCCGCCTGGCAGCAAGGCATCGAACAGGGCGCCGACATGGTGGCCCTGCCAGAGATGTTCATTGCCGGTTACAACGCGCAGGATCTGGTGATGAAGCCCGCCTTCTACACCGCCGCGATGAAGGCGGTCGACGAACTGGCTGCCGCCTGCGCTGATGGTCCGGCGCTGGGCATCGGCGGTCCATATGTCGAGGGAACAGAGCTGTTCAACGCCTATTTCATCTGTCGCGGCGGCAAGGTGGTGACGCGGGTGCTGAAACATCACCTGCCGAACGAGACGGTCTTTGATGAGGTGCGTATCTTTGACAGCGGCCCGATTGGGGGGCCCTATGCCGTGGGCAACACGCGGATCGGATCACCGATCTGTGAGGACGCATGGCATGAGGATGTGGCCGAAACGCTGGTCGAAACTGGGGCCGAATTCCTGTTGGTGCCCAATGGATCGCCTTACTACCGAGGCAAGATGGAAACCCGGTTGAACCACATGGTCGGCCGCGTCGTCGAAACCGGCTTGCCTCTGATCTACCTCAACATGGTGGGCGGTCAGGACGATCAGGTGTTCGATGGCGCGTCATTCGTGCTGAATCCGGGCGGCCAGATCGCTGTGCAACTGCCTGCCTTCGACGAATGTGTGGTGCCGGTGGACATGGTACGCGGTGCGGATGGCTGGCGCTGTGAGGAAGGGATGTTTGAAAAGCACCCCGACGACTGGGAGCAGGATTACCGCGCAATGGTCGAATCCCTGCGCGATTATCTGCGCAAGTCGGGTTTTTCCAAGGTCTTGCTGGGCATGTCGGGTGGTGTCGATTCGGCGCTAGTGGCGACAATCGCCGCCGATGCGATTGGCCCGCAGAACGTGCGCTGCGTGATGTTGCCGTCGGAATACACTTCTCAGCACTCACTAGAGGACGCCAAGGCCTGCGCCACAGCGCTGGGCTGTCACTATGATTTTCTCCCTATCGCGCAGGGCCGTGCGGCAATCACCGACACGCTGGCCCCATTGTTTGAGGGGCGCGCAGCGGACGTGACAGAGGAAAACATCCAGTCACGCCTGCGCGGCCTCCTGTTGATGGCGCTGTCCAACAAGTTTGGTGAGATGCTGCTGACCACGGGCAATAAATCCGAAGTCGCGGTGGGTTATGCCACGATCTATGGCGACATGGCGGGCGGTTATAACCCGATCAAAGACCTGTATAAAACGCGGGTGTTCGAAACCTGCCGCTGGCGTAACCTGCACCACCGCGACTGGATGATGGGGAATTCGGGGGAGGTGATCCCCGACCGGATCATCACCAAACCGCCCAGTGCAGAGTTGCGCGATGATCAGAAAGACAGCGACTCTCTGCCAGACTACCCGGTGCTGGATGCGATTTTGGAGATCCTCGTGGACCGCGACGGGTCGATCGAGGATTGCGTGGCCGCAGGTTATGACCGTGCCGACGCGAAACAAGTTGAGCGACTGCTGTATCTCAGCGAATACAAACGGTTCCAGTCCGCCCCCGGTACACGGTTGACCAAACACGCCTTTTGGCTAGACCGTCGCTATCCCATTGTGAACCGCTGGCGCGATCCAAGCTGA